From a region of the Flavobacterium sediminilitoris genome:
- a CDS encoding phosphodiester glycosidase family protein has translation MKKRLLFTLITVLFLSSFILFEKYNQNNLFITYEADLNEKEVKLYWKNENDINYKSLQALKDWLHNKDEELIFATNAGMYKKDNSPQGLFIENFETKAQIDTLKGNGNFYLKPNGIFYITNKNEAKIHTTENFEINKNIKYATQSGPMLLINDNIHPAFKKGSKNLNIRNGVGVLKNGKVVFVMSKNEINFYDFANYFKKLGCENALYLDGFVSRTYLPEKKWIQTDGNFGVIIGITNK, from the coding sequence ATGAAAAAAAGACTTCTTTTTACATTAATAACTGTTCTGTTTTTAAGTAGTTTTATTCTATTCGAAAAATATAATCAAAACAACTTATTTATAACATATGAAGCGGATTTGAATGAAAAAGAAGTGAAATTATACTGGAAAAACGAAAACGATATTAACTATAAGAGTTTACAAGCTTTAAAAGATTGGCTACACAATAAAGATGAAGAATTAATATTTGCCACTAATGCTGGTATGTATAAAAAAGATAATTCTCCACAAGGATTATTTATTGAAAATTTCGAAACAAAAGCCCAAATTGACACATTAAAAGGTAATGGTAATTTTTATTTAAAACCAAATGGGATTTTTTATATCACTAATAAAAATGAAGCTAAAATCCATACTACTGAAAATTTTGAAATCAATAAGAACATCAAATATGCGACACAATCAGGACCAATGTTATTGATTAATGACAATATCCATCCTGCATTTAAAAAAGGATCTAAAAATTTAAACATTAGAAATGGTGTTGGTGTTCTAAAAAACGGGAAAGTAGTTTTTGTAATGTCAAAAAATGAAATTAATTTCTATGATTTTGCAAATTATTTTAAAAAGCTTGGTTGTGAAAATGCACTTTACCTTGATGGATTTGTATCACGTACTTATCTTCCTGAAAAAAAATGGATTCAAACCGATGGTAATTTTGGGGTAATTATTGGAATAACAAATAAATAA
- a CDS encoding thioredoxin family protein has translation MKTVIITVLSLITNCSLYTKGTDGKPEENRGKIIIESKEITDGILIGKTKITNLQQEPFNEWYSISYNEYKPNEEIIKEIKKYISDYSITVFMGTWCEDSQNQVPKFFKILNQLDFPLRKVNLITMTRDKTTPEIFEEGLNITNVPTFIFYKKDFEINRIVESPVESLEEDIFKIVSNKPYKHIYAK, from the coding sequence ATGAAAACAGTAATAATAACAGTATTATCTCTTATAACGAATTGCTCACTTTACACAAAAGGAACAGATGGAAAACCTGAAGAAAATAGGGGAAAGATAATTATAGAGTCAAAAGAAATTACTGATGGTATTTTAATAGGTAAAACTAAAATTACCAACTTACAACAAGAACCTTTCAACGAATGGTATTCAATAAGTTACAACGAATATAAACCTAATGAAGAGATTATAAAAGAGATTAAAAAATACATTTCAGATTATTCTATTACTGTTTTTATGGGAACATGGTGTGAAGATAGCCAGAATCAGGTACCTAAATTTTTTAAAATTTTAAACCAATTAGATTTTCCTCTAAGAAAAGTAAATCTAATAACAATGACTAGAGACAAAACAACTCCTGAGATTTTTGAAGAAGGATTAAATATTACTAATGTACCAACCTTTATTTTTTATAAAAAGGACTTTGAAATTAATAGAATTGTTGAATCGCCTGTTGAAAGTTTAGAAGAAGATATTTTTAAGATTGTTTCAAACAAACCTTATAAACATATATATGCTAAATAA
- a CDS encoding TetR/AcrR family transcriptional regulator — MKNLLANLNITVNKKLYVKAPETSDLGKKIIQHSIILIHEIGFEAFTFKKLGERINSNESSIYRYFENKHKLLLYLCSWYWSWIEYKLVFSTTNISNPLDKLIKAITVVTEEIKNDLSTEYINKGTLSQIVISEFTKTFLTKEVDEENKEGFFIVYKSVINRLTTIIEEVNPNYMFSKTLASSIIEGSLHQHYLKDHFKTITNLSDSNCLSDFYIDLIKKVLV, encoded by the coding sequence ATGAAAAACCTATTAGCTAATCTAAATATAACAGTTAATAAAAAACTGTATGTAAAAGCTCCTGAGACTTCAGATTTAGGAAAAAAAATCATTCAACATAGCATAATCTTAATTCATGAAATAGGTTTTGAAGCTTTTACTTTTAAAAAATTAGGTGAAAGAATAAACTCAAATGAGAGTTCCATTTATAGATATTTTGAGAATAAACATAAATTATTACTATATTTATGTTCTTGGTATTGGTCTTGGATAGAATACAAACTCGTTTTTTCTACTACAAATATTTCGAATCCTTTAGACAAACTTATTAAAGCCATAACAGTAGTTACAGAAGAAATAAAAAATGATTTATCAACAGAGTATATAAACAAAGGCACTCTAAGTCAAATTGTTATTAGTGAGTTTACGAAAACATTTCTAACAAAAGAAGTAGATGAAGAGAATAAAGAAGGCTTTTTTATTGTGTATAAAAGTGTAATTAATAGATTAACAACTATAATTGAAGAAGTGAATCCAAATTATATGTTTTCCAAAACACTTGCTTCATCTATTATAGAAGGTTCGTTACACCAACATTATTTAAAAGATCATTTTAAAACTATCACAAATTTATCTGACTCAAATTGTTTGTCGGATTTCTATATCGATTTAATAAAAAAAGTACTTGTATGA